The Polyangium mundeleinium genome contains the following window.
ACCCGAAACCTCGGCACGCCGCCCTATATGTCGCCCGAGCAGATCACGGGCGACGGGACGATCGGTCCGCGCTCCGACCTGTATGCGCTCGGGCACATCGCGTATGCGCTCCTCGTGGGGCTGCCTTACTGGGCCGAAGAGTCGAAGACCTGTGAGACCGTTTATTCGTTCCTGATGACCATGATGCAGGGCGCGAAGGAGCCGCCGTCGAGGCGCGCGAAGCGATATGGCGTGACCTTGCCCGAGGCGTTCGACGCGTGGTTTGCCCGGGCAACCGACATCGTGCCCTCGGTGCGGTACGAGAGCGCGTCGGAGCAGATCGCCGCGCTCGCCGCGTCCCTCGGCGTCGCGCTGCCGGCGCCCGCGCCCTCCGAGGTGCTTCGTTCCCCGGCCCTCGCCGCGGCGCCTGGGATCCCGCCCGGGCCCGCCTCGGACAAACCGAAATCGAAGGCCCCCTGGACGGCCATCGTCGTGGCATTCGTGGCCTTGCTCCTCGGCGCGTCGATCGTCGTCCTCGTCGCGCGGCGTCCGGCGCAGGAGGCCCCCCAAACCACGAATGCTGCCCCGGCCGCGAGCACGAACGTGGCGCCCCCCGAACGTCCGCCGTCCCCGCAGGCGCCGCAGACGACCCCCGAGGGGGTCGCGGCCGCGGTCACGGCCACGGCCTCGGCGCTCCCGACCCCGCCGGCGGCCAGCGCTCCGGCTTCGCCTCGCGGAAAAGCTCCGTCGCACAGCGCTCCGTCCAAGCCAGCCAGCAAGCCCTCCCTTTATGATCAGCTCAAGACTCTCTAGGCATTCCCGGCGCGCCGCGTGGCTCGGCCTTTTCGTGGCAGCCGCGTCGCCGAGCCCCGCGGCCGCGGCCGAGCCCGCCGTGCCGGATCCCGCGGCGCTGGCGCTCTTCGAGAGCGCGCGGGAGCTCGTGGAGAAGGGCGATTGGGCCGCCGGCTGCGCCAAATTCGAGGCGAGCTTGATGGTGTATGTGGCGCCGAGCACGATGCTCAACCTCGCGAAGTGTTACGAGCACGAGGGCAAGCTCGCCAAGGCGTGGTCGGCCTACAAGCGGTCGCTCGTGCTCAACCAGGAGACGCCGGGCGCCGAGCGAAAAAGCGCGCTCGATACCATCGCGAAAGAAGGCATCACCCAGATCGAGCCGAGGCTGCCCCGCGTAAAACTCACCGTCGTGAACCCGCCCCCCGGCCTTTACATCACGCGCAATGGCCAGGAGGTGCCCGGGGCCATGCTCGGGAGCGTCATCCCCATGGATCCGGGCCCGCAGACGATCGCCGTGCAGGCGCCGGGTTTTCGCGCGATCCGAAAATCCTTCACCGCGGCCGAGGGCAAGACGGAGGAGATCACCATCAAGCTCGAACCGGAGCGCGGCGACGCGGCCCCGCAAGGCGGCGGGCGCATCCCGGTCTGGGCGTGGGTCGCGGCGGGCGGGGGCGTCGCGCTCGGCGTCGCGGCGGCCGGATTTCGTATCGATCAGGCCCGCGTCGAGGGGAAGCAGGAGGCGCTCTGCAAGGGCGACCTGGAGACCGGTTGTCCGCCGCTATCGCAATACGATCCGGCGGAGGACAACAGCCGCAAGAAACGTGATTTCGCGCTTTTCGTGGGCCTCGGTGCCGGGGGCGTGGTCGCGCTCGGCGCGGCGGTGACGGGGTTCGTCCTCGGGCAGAAGTCACCCGCGCGGGGGGCTTCGGCAGGCCCCGTGGTCGTCCCGTGGATCGGACCGAATGTCGCAGGTGCTGCCATCGGGAGTCGATTTGAATGAAACCTATCGTCGCTCTGAGCTCGTCGGTCATTTTCCTCGCAGCTTGCCTCACGCCCGACGCCGTCCCGTCGCCCGAGCGCGACGCGGGCGCGGGCGGCATGGGCGGTCAGGGCAACGCGTCGAGCGCAGGCGGCGGCGGGGACGGCGGAGTGGGCGCGGCGACGGGCGACGTCGTCTGGGGAAAGGCGTTCGGCGCTCAGTATAACGACCAACACGCGTCGGGGGTCGCCGTCGATCCGACGGACGACTCCATCTACCTCGTGGGGAGCTACGAGGGCGAGTTCTCGTTCGACGGAGCGAACAATCTGTCGAATGCGGGGAACTCGGACATCTACCTGGCCAAGTTCGATTCGATGGGCGGATTTCAATGGTCCGTCCGTTCGGGCGACTGGGCAGACCAGTACGTCAACGCCGTCGCCGTCGGGGGCGATCGAAACATCTTCCTCGCCGGCTCGTACGAGGGGGCCCTCGATCTGCCGAACGACGTCAAGCTCACGGACATCGGCGGCCAGTCCGACGTGTTCGTCGTGAAGCTCAACCCGGAAGGCGCGACCGTGTGGGCGAAGGGATTCGGGGACGGCTCGCAACAGCCGAAGATCGCGACGACGATCGCCGTCGACAGCCAAGGCAATGCGGTCATCGCCGGCTATTTCTCGGGCTCTTTGGAGTTCATCCCGAGCCAGCCGATCAGCACGATGAGCAATCGAGACGTCTTCCTCGCGAAGCTCGACAAGGACGGCAATCCGCTCTGGAGCAAGCGCCTCGGCAACGGGGACCCGGGCGGCCCGGAGAACCGCATCCTCTGCCGCGTCGCGCTCGATCACCAGGACAACATCGTCCTGGAGACGGCCTTCACGGGCACGATGAGCCTCGGCGCGCCGCTGCCCGACGTGGCGCCCGCGGGCAGCCGCGGCATCCTGCTCGCGAAGTTCGCCCCGGATGGCAAACCCCTCTGGCAGCAGGTCTTCGGCGCTGCAAATGCAGAGCAACGCAGCCGCGCTCTCGCCGTCGATTCCAAGAACAACATCGTCCTCACGGGCGACATGGCCGGCACGGTCAATTTTGGGGGCGCGTCGCTCTCGACCTCGGCGACCGGCGACCCGGATCTCTTCGTCGCGAAGTTCGATCCGGATGGCAAGCACGTCTTCAGCCTGCGCGCCGGCAATGGCCAACCGCAGGAAGGCAGGGCCATCGCCGTGGACGCCCACGACAACGTGATCGTCACGGGCAGCTATTACGGCGTCCTCGATTTCAATACCGAGGGCACGCTCGTCGGCAGCGGGCTCGGCGGCGGCGATTACGACCTCTTCGCGCTGAAGCTCGATCCGAACGGCAAGCTCGTCTGGGCCAAGGCCTTCGGCAACGGGGACCATCAAGACACCGAGGCCATGGCCCTCGATAGCAAGGGCCACACGATCTTCGGCGGCTCGTTCGACGGGAACATCAACCTCCCGAACGTGGTGCTGACGAGCACCGGGTATGACGATATCTTCTTGATGAAGCTCTCTCCGTGAATGGGGGTATCCACCATGGCGGCTTCCTCCTATCGTGGTATCCTTCTCGCAGGAACGGCAGCGGTCATCCTCACGGCATGCCTCTCGCTCGATACGTCGAAACCGCCGGGCAGCACGAGCTCGTCGAGCGTGGGTGGCAGCGGCGGAGCCGGGGGGACGGGAGGCGCCGGCGGAACCGGAGGCATGGCGACCGGCGATGTTCTGTGGGGAAAGGCGTTCGGCGCTCAGTTTAACGACCAACGCGCGTCGGGGGTCGCCGTCGATCCGACGGACGACACCATCTACCTCGTGGGGAGCTACGAGGGCGACTTCTCGTTCGACGGAGCGAACAATCTGTCGAATAATGGGAGCTCGGACATCTACCTGGCCAAGTTCGATTCGACGGGCGGATTTCAATGGTCCGTCCGTTCGGGCGACTGGCAAGACCAGTACGTCAACGCCATCGCCGTCGGGGGCGATCGAAACATCTTCTTCGCCGGCTCGTACGAGGGGGCCCTCGATCTGCCGAACGACGTCACGCTCACGGACAGCGGCGGCGGGTCCGACGTGTTCGTCGTGAAGCTCGACCCGGAAGGGGCAACTGTGTGGGCGAAGGGATTCGGAGACGGCTCGCAACAGCCGAAGCTCGCGACGACGATTGCCATCGATTCGAAAGGCAATACGATCATCGCCGGGTATTTCGAGGGCGCGCTCGAGTTCATCCCAGGCCAGCCGATCAACGCGATGAACAGTCGCGACGTCTTCCTCGCGAAGCTCGACAAGAACGGCACTCCGCTCTGGAGCAAGCGCCTCGGCAATGGGAACCCGGGAGAGCCACCGAACCACCTCCTCTGCCGCGTCGTGGTCGATCACCTGGACAACATCGTCCTGGAGACGGCGTTCTCGGGCACCATGAGCCTCGGCGCACCGCTGCCCGACGTGGCGAGCTTCGGCAGTCGCGCTATTCTCCTCGCCAAGTTCGACACGAACGGGGCGCCGCTCTGGCAACAGGTCTTCGGGGCCGCGAATGCGGAGCAACGGAGCCGCGCGCTCGCCGTCGACACCAAGAACAACATCCTCCTCGCGGGTGACATGGCCGGCACCGTGAACTTCGGCGGAGAGCCGCTCTCGACCTCGTCGAACAGTGACCCGGACCTGTTCGTCGCGAAATTCACCCCGGATGGCGAGCACCTGTGGAGCCTCCGAACCGGCAGCGTCCAGCCGCAGGAGGGAAAGGCCATCGCCGTGGACGCGGCCGACAACGTGATCGTCACGGGGAGTTTCCTCGGCGTTCTTTCGTTCGGCGTGGGCGAACCCCTCGTGAACATCCAGGGAGACGACGACCTCTTCGCGCTCAAGCTCGATCCGAACGGAAAGTTCCTCTGGGCCAAACAGTTCGGGGACAGCTCGGCCCAGGTGACCGAAGCCATGGCCGTCGACAGCAAGGGAAATACCGTCTTCGGCGGCGCGTTCGATGGAAAGATCGGCTTGGGCACCACGGAGATCTCGAGCACCGGGTATGACGATATCTTTTTGATGAAGCTCTCCCCTTGATCTCATCCCGTGGCAGGATGCGGGTTCGATGCGACGACCCCTTCCCTTCCCCGGAGCCCTCCTCGTCTCGCTCCCGCTGCTCGCCGCGTGCCAGGCCGCCGCGCCGACGCCTGCCTCGTCGCCTCCCTCCGATATGGCCCCGGCGACGCCGGCGCTCCCCTTCGACCAGCCACAGGCGGCGGAGTGGACGAACGACGCCAATATCTTCACCGTCGTGCTTGGCCCGAACGGCGCCATAAGGATCGATGGGCAAGTCGTCCCGTCCGAAGAGGAGGTGCGTGCGCTGGCGAAACGCGCCCACGAGCAGGTCCCGGATGTCCGGGCCGTCATCCAGGCGGACGAGCTGACCCTGTGGAGGAGCGTCTTGCAGGTCCTGATCAAACTTGATCAGCCGGTTCGGCGCGACGAACGCGCGCACGTTTCGGGCCGATGACCTCTCGCCGCGAACTTGTACGCCGGCACCCTGTCGAGGGTACCGTGGGCGGCATGCCCCTGAAAGTATCGATCGCCACGAAGAAAGAAGACGTTCAGTTGTCCGGTCGTGAGGCCGAGACGGTCAACGCCCTCTTAGAGACGCGCTTTGACATGCTGGTCATGGGCGCGACGGTCATGGAGGAGATCCACGGCACTCAGATCATGACGACGGCGCGAGCACGGGAGTATGCGAAGGACGTGCATGAGTGGGCACGGGCTCACTTCTCGGATCTGGACATAGAGGTTCGGTTTGAGGGCGAGATGAGGTAGCCAAGCCGAAGAGTCGCCGGAAGTAGTTCGTGTCCGCCCCGCCGACGAACACGTACCCCCGCCCGCCCGAGTCTCGCGTGTTGCTCATACCTGTGAGGATACCGACGAGACAACGTACGTCCATCCATATCGCACGGCACGGTTGTTCCTCGGATCGACGCCCCAATCTCCGCGGGCAAACGGTCCTACCTCGGACAATTCATGTCCTAGCCTATTACCGAATAACCACGAAAACACGACGAATCGTGATAGATTCATCCCATCGAGTGAGCCGCTGAAACGGTCGAGCCGACGACGCGCATGGGGCGCGACGCGGCACCCGTGGCGGCCCTTGCTGGGGCTTCGTCGTGGCCAACGTCCTGCCGCTCGACAAGCGCGTGAACGTCGTTCGGCACCTCGTAGAGGGTGCGAGCGTTCGCGCGACGTCGCGGCTGACGGACGTGTCGATCCCGACAGTCCTGTCGACCCTGCTCCGCATGGGCGAGGGGTGCGACTACCTGCACAACCTGCTCGTGAGGGACCTGGACATCCGCGAGATCGAACTCGACGAGATCTGGTCCTACGTGCAGAAGAAGCAGGCCCGCGTGACCGCGGAGGATCCCGCGGAGTTCGGCGACGCCTACGCCTACCTCGCCATGGCCCGGACGAAGAAGCTCATGATCGCCTACCGCGTCGGCAAGCGGGACGAGGCGAACACGAAGGCGTTCGTCGCGGATCTCCGCGCGCGCCTCGTGACGATCCCGGAGCTGTCCACGGACGGCTGGCAGAGCTACCCCGTCGCCGTCGGGCAGAGCTTCGGCGGCGCCGTCGACCACGCCGTGATCCAGAAGAACTACACGAAGAAGGGCCGCGCGGATGGGCAGCGCCACGACCACCGCTACGAGCCCCCGCGCGACCCGTTCATCACGAAGAAGACGGCGCACGGCGCGCCGAACCTCGACCGCGCGAGCACGTCCCACGTTGAGCGCGCGAACCTCACGGTCCGGATGCACGTCCGCCGGTTCACGCGCCTCTGCAACGGCTTCTCGAAGAAGATCGAGAACCACCGAGCGGCGATTTCGCTGCACGTGGCCTGGTACAACTTCTGCCGAGTCCACGAGAGCTTGCGCGTCACGCCCGCCATGGAGGCGGGCATCACGGATCACGTCTGGTCCGTGCAGGAGCTTGTCGAGCGCGCCCTTGCCGCGGAGCCGTGCGCGCCTCCGGAGCCGAAGAAGCTCGTGCCGCCCGCCCCGGCCCCCGGGGAGAAGCTGGGCGCCGCCCGCGAGTTGCCGAACGGCAAGGGATGGCTCCGCGTCGTCGACGGCGGGAAGGGCAAACCCAGCGCGCCACCGCGCGCTCCCACGCCGCCCACCGCGCCACAGGCGAGGGTCGGGACGGGGGAGGCTCCGCGCGAGGCTCTATCGCCTCCAGGGACGCAGCTAGACCTGTTCGCATGGCGCCCAAGACCCAAGGATGGCCTCCAACTACATCTGTTCGAGTGGTCAGATGAGTGATCTATGGCTGGATAGGCGTCACAGTGGCCACCTGGGACAGGTCGGTAGCTTCGTGAGAGGCTAGCACAGCATTCCGCCGAATTTCAGCGGATATTCTTTTGTGGGACGCGAACTTGCGTCTCCACGCGACACCAAACCATAGCGTTGAAACCAAAAACAGCGCCGTCAAAGCAACGTGTACCGCAACCCGGGTTGGCGACGCGTCACTCGATGGCCACCCTAAAACACCGCCGATCATGGCACCAAAGGCGGCTGTACAGAACGTTGCAGCGTTCTTCTCTTCGCCTGCTGCCTCCTCAAGACGGTCCAAGTCGCTCGCCATGACCTCGTATGTAACGATGTTCTTGAGCCGGTGCAACTGCACTTTCGGCTCGCGAACGTCGACTAGGCTTAGCTTCTGGGGGTCGGTGGGCGTCATCGAGAGTTAGCCCGGCTGATTGCGAAGTAGGCCCATGCTGCCTGCATGAAATTGCATTACGTACGAGCAGTTGAGACATATCACGGTAACCAGTGGGAAGGACCCGTCTACAAACTGGCTCGTCGCCGGGTGGTCATAAATCGGGGTGCAGTAAACGACGCCGAGCACACCCATATTGTTACTCTTGCACACCGGACAAGAGAGTGTGATCTTCTTGTCGTTGAACCACTTGTTCAACTCGGTGGCATCGACTTTAATGGCAGGAATGGTAGCCTCCCGAACGCGTGTGGTACCACGTTGACACGCGCGGACAATACGGGACAAAATTCGTGCTGCTACAGTCGAACGCAGCCACGAACGGTTCGTTTGGGACGGAGGAGCAGGCGAGCGCCACCGGATTAGGCGGCGCTCGCCCGTTCAGCGTTTGCGCTTCCGCGTCTTCCACGTGGGGCGTGGAGCCTGCTTCGGGGCGGGGACCGCGCCGAGCTTCCGGAGGGCGGCGCGGAGCCGCTTCTCGTAAGCGAAGAACGTCGCCCGGGGTTGCCCCGCGGCGCGTGCCGCGTCGGCCCCGATGAGTCCGCGCGCGGCCAGCTCCACGACGCGCGCAACGTTCGGGTTCGACGCCACGACCCGCGCGAGCAGGTCCGCCGCTTCGATGCCGGGCATCGGGTCCGGCGAGACGAGGACCGGAACGTCCCGAAGCGCGGACGCCGGGGCCTCGTACAGCGTCGATGCGCGTCGCGAGAGGTTCATGGCGTGGAACCACGCTGTTTGCCGTGCGAAGCCGCCGAGCGCCGCCTCGGGGGGCGTTCTCTCCCCGCCGCGGACGCGCCCCTCGTTCAGGGCCTCCCACGTCGTGATCGTCGTCTCTTGGACGACGTCGTCCGCGTGCCGCCGTTCCACGCCGATCGCGCGGACATAGCGGAGGAGCATCGGGCGTATGGCCTCGATGTCCTCCGCGTCCGCCTCAACAATCGGCGCGCCCCCACTGGGGGAGGCGCGGTACCGGATCACGTGCTGCCCCCTCGAACCAGGGCGACGAGGTCCACGCCCACGGCGCGGGCGATCCGGGACGCGAGGACGTCCGAGCACGGGACCTCGCCGCGCAGGAACGCGCAGATGTACATGCGGGCGAAGCCGATGGCCTTCGCTACCTCGCGCCGGGTCTTCCCCGTGGCGTACGCGGTGAGCGCCTTCCGGACGCGCGCCGCCTGTTCCGCGGAGAGGATCGCCGGGATGCTCGGCGGCTCCTGGTCGTGGTCGTGCTCGGTCATGAAGCACCGCCCTTCCGCTTCGGAGGCGTCACGAGCGAGAGGGACGGCGCCTTACGGGGCGGCGCCTTGCCCGCGAGGGCATCGTCGAGCGGGAGCCCCACGGCGCGCGCGATGCTCCTGGCGAGCGCCATGTTCCCGGGCTCCGTCCCGTCGCAGAACGCGAGCACGGTGGAGCGGCGGAAGCCAAGCTTGTGCGCGACGGCGATCCACGTTCCGTGCTCGCGGTGAAGGTGACGCAGCAAGGCGCGGAGGTTCGCCCGCTGGATCTCGATGAGGTCGGTCCCGCGAAGGGGCCGATCGCGGAAGCGGGACGCGGCCATCACGACGCGCCTCCCTTCCGCCCGCAGAGAGCGCACGCGCCCGCGACGTGGGGACGCCCGGTGAGGACCTGCTCCACGGGGATGCCGCCTGCGCGGGCGACCAGCACGGCGACGGCGTAGGACGCCTGCTGCCCGGCTCGGATGAGCGTGGCGCGGTGGATCCCCACGACCGCGGCGAGGACGTCAACCCCGCCATAGGCGCGGGCGATGTTGCGGATCGTGGCGCGGATCCGCCGGCGTTCTTCGGACGTGGGGAGGAGAGCGGGGCTCTTCCGGCCGGAAGGCGGACGAGTCCCTTGGCCCCGCGGCGCGGGGTGGACTAAACGAAGCATCGGGTTGCGACTCCGGGTTACGGGGTTGCGGCCAAGTCGCCCCGGGGGTTTGCAGACCCTTCGGGGCGGCGCCTTTTCCAGGCCCGCCGAACCTACGCGCCGAAATCGCTATTCGCTACGGCCGAATGCCGAACTTGATCAGCTCGGCCCTATCTTGATCAGTACCCGTCTTGCACACGATGGACCTCCTGAAGCAGGCCGGCATCGAGAAGGTCGCGTTCGGCGTGGCCAAGCAAGACCAATCGAGCGGCAACATGCCGCCCCCCATAAATCCAGGGAACAACGTTTGGGACTGCAAATTCCCAGCAGCGTCCGATGCGGCGGGGATCGACGACGCCATCGTCACGCTGACGGTCTCGGTGGCCGCCAACGGATCCCCGGAGTGGGTGCAGATCGTGAGCGATCCGGGTTATGGGTTCGGCATGGTCGCCGCGCAATGCGCGATGGCGAGAACGTATTCACCCGCGCTCGACAAAGACGGCCGGCCGATGGCGGCGAAGACCCCGCCGATCCGGGTCAGGTTCGTCCGATAGGGGACCGCGCCCCGCACGGGCGGGAGGAACGCCCCGCCTCCCCCGCGTCCCTCCCCTGCTCCGGAACCCGATCCCCTGTGGGGGATCACCGTCCGGACCGGGGGACTGTACGATCGGATACGGGGGATCACTTGCCGGACCGGGGGGATCACTTGCCGGACCGGGGGGATCACTTGTCGGGACCGGGGGATTGTACGATCGGATACGGGGATCAGGTTCCGGGAGGGGGGGATCGACGTCCGGGAGCAGGGGACCCAGCGCGGGGCCCTCTTTTCGCCCTCATTCCGGGGCATCCAACCCGATCGGATCCCCCTCTCCCACCTTCATCCACACCGCGCTCTGCTCCCCCTCGTAACACACGTCACCTTCGTGCCGGAATTCGAAGGCATACCGCACGAAATGCTTCGTCGCGCCCCGCCGCCCGCGCACCTCGCGGCAGGTCGCGATGATCGGCGCGCCCGGCGGCACGAGCTTGCGGAAGACCACCTGGTAGAGGTGCGTCCCGTATCCGATCCAGCCGGCCGCGTGGCGCATTCCGTGGAGGTAATACGAATGGATGAACCCCAGCATCCCCGAGGCGTGCACCATCGTCGCGCCCGCCACGTGCCGCGGATGGCGCACCGGGTGCGCGCGCTGCGAGGTCGTGAACGGCAGCGGCTTGTCCGTGGGCATCTGGCAGACGACGCGTCTTCCCTCGGGGTCGAGCTCGACGATCGCGTCGAAGAGCAGGACCTCCGGGTCGTAGGGCAGGTCGGCGAGGAACGCGTCGTCGAACGGCTGAAGGGGCATGCCGCGTGGTAGCAAGGCCCCTCCCCGCGCGTCAACGCGGCTCTCGCCCCGAGCCCTCGGGCCGCATTCGCTCCCGCATCCGCCGCTCGAGCTCGGGGCTCGTCGGCGGCGGCCTCCCCGCCGCCGCGGGCACGAGCGACACCCAGTTGCCGAGCAGCGCCGTCGCCGCCTGCGCCTCGTCCGGGGAGAGCTCCCCGTCCTCGTTCGCGTCCGCGGCCGCGAACGCCGCGCGCGCCGGCACCAGCATCGCAGCCTCGAACTCGCGCGCGTCGAGCGTGCCGTTCCCGTTCCCGTCGGCCCTCTCGAACGCGGACGTCGCCATCCGCGCGGCGAACGCGGCGGCCCCCTCGTGGAGCTCGCGGCGCGAGATCGTCCCGTCGCCGTCCGCGTCCACGGCGCCGAAGAGCGCGTCGACCGCGCGCTCGGTCGCCTCGTGCGCCTGCGCGGCCGAGATCGATTCGCCCCAGGTCACCCCGATCCGGGCCTCCAGCGCGTCGAGCGACTCGCCGGACATCTGCCCCGTCAGCGCGCCGAGCACCCGCGACAGCGCGGGCATCGACGCCGACGCTTCTCGCGCCTCGTCGGCCGACACCACGCCGTCGCCGTCCGCGTCGGCCCGGAAAAACACGGCGCCGACGAGCATGTTGAGCTGCGTCATCGCCTCCTGCCGCTCGATCCTCCCATTCTGATCCGCGTCGAGCCCCAAAAAGGTGCGATCGAGGAGGACACTGCCCTCCTCGCCTGGCCCCTGGGCTCCTGCCACGCTCGCCGCTGTAATCGTCGCGAGTGCAACGATCCCTTGCGTGAACCTCCGTGCTGCCATGGTTTCCTCTCTCGGGTCGATTCGTCGAATCATTCTCCTGGACAAACAGACGGGGGAGCCGACGCGAGGCGCGCCGCTCCCCCGGGTTCGAACGGAAACACTGCGGAGCCACAGGCCGCTGCCCTATTGCTTCTGTTGCGGCTGCTCCTGCTTCGGCTGCGGCGCCGGTTGTTGTTGCTGGGCCGGTCGGATCACGACGTCGAGCCGCACCTGATCCCCCTCTTTGTAGTTCTGGAGGGACGCGGGCGGGAAATTGAACTCGAGCTGGCCTCGCTCGGTCTCCACCTTGAGGTCGCCCTTTTCCTTGTCGATGTCGACGATGCGGCCCGTCACCTGATGACGCCCGATCCCGGCCTGCGCCATCTTCTGGGCGGCCTGCTGCTTGGCCTGCTGCTTGGCCTCCTCCTTGCGCTGCTGCATCTGCTGATGCTGCTGCTGCTGCGCGGCGCCTTGCTGCGGCTGTTGCTGCGCGCCTTCCTCGGCCATCACGGCGCCGGCGCTCACCATGAGCGCGGCCGCGGCCATCAGACCAAAGAGCTTCTTCATGGCTTCTGTCTCCTCCGACCCATTGACGCTCGGGAAGCCGGGCCATGACGAGCCTGGTTCCCCCCCCGAGGTCCCGGTGGGCCTCCGCCCTCACCGCCTCGCAACGGTGATGCCGTCCGGAACCGAGACGGATCGCGTACGCCCGCTTCTTCTTCAGCATGCCCGTCTGCGCAGACTGGGAACGCTGGTTTCCACCTCCGCCCGTTCGGCGGGCCACCCCAGAGACCGTTTGACGGGCCGGGGTCTCCGGCGTAAGCCCACGACATGTCCGGCGCACCTCGTCGCTGGCCCTCGGCCCTCGCGCTCGTCGCATCGCTGATCGGGCTCGTCTTTGGCGGCCTCTCGACGCTCGATTATTCGAAGCACCTCGACCGCCAGGTCCACGACATCCACTGCTCGTTCATCCCTGGCCTCGCCTCCGGCGGGGCGGGTGAGAGCGCTTGCCGCGCGGCCATGTACAGCCCGTACTCCGCGCTCTTCCGCGACCGGTACTGGGGCGGCATCCCGATCTCGCTCTTCGCCGTCGGGGCCTTCGCGTTCTTCGCGGCCTACGCGCTCTACCTCCTGCTCGCCGGGCCCCGGGCCCCGCGCCGCGCCGCCCAGTTCTTCGGCGCCGTGAGCCTCACGCCCCTGCTCGTCTCGGCGCTGATGTTCGCGATCTCGGCGCTCAAGCTCGGGCAGTACTGCAAGACGTGCGTCGGAATCTACATCTCCTCCGTCCTGCTCGCCGTGAGCGGAATCTTCATCCTGCTCGACGCGCGGTCCAAGGGCGCGCCCGCCCCGGCGGCGGACAAACCGGAGGGCGCCGCGGAAGGCGCGAGCGCCGGGCGGCCCGTGGGCTCGCTCTGGCTCGTGCCCGGCTGGCTCGTCGCGCTCGGGATCTTCACGATCACGCCGACCCTGATCTACCTGAGCGCGCTGCCGAGCTACGCGTCGTACATCACGGGCTGCGGGAAGCTCGCGAAGCCCAC
Protein-coding sequences here:
- a CDS encoding IS1 family transposase, encoding MANVLPLDKRVNVVRHLVEGASVRATSRLTDVSIPTVLSTLLRMGEGCDYLHNLLVRDLDIREIELDEIWSYVQKKQARVTAEDPAEFGDAYAYLAMARTKKLMIAYRVGKRDEANTKAFVADLRARLVTIPELSTDGWQSYPVAVGQSFGGAVDHAVIQKNYTKKGRADGQRHDHRYEPPRDPFITKKTAHGAPNLDRASTSHVERANLTVRMHVRRFTRLCNGFSKKIENHRAAISLHVAWYNFCRVHESLRVTPAMEAGITDHVWSVQELVERALAAEPCAPPEPKKLVPPAPAPGEKLGAARELPNGKGWLRVVDGGKGKPSAPPRAPTPPTAPQARVGTGEAPREALSPPGTQLDLFAWRPRPKDGLQLHLFEWSDE
- a CDS encoding EF-hand domain-containing protein; translation: MAARRFTQGIVALATITAASVAGAQGPGEEGSVLLDRTFLGLDADQNGRIERQEAMTQLNMLVGAVFFRADADGDGVVSADEAREASASMPALSRVLGALTGQMSGESLDALEARIGVTWGESISAAQAHEATERAVDALFGAVDADGDGTISRRELHEGAAAFAARMATSAFERADGNGNGTLDAREFEAAMLVPARAAFAAADANEDGELSPDEAQAATALLGNWVSLVPAAAGRPPPTSPELERRMRERMRPEGSGREPR
- a CDS encoding ExbD/TolR family protein, which produces MRRPLPFPGALLVSLPLLAACQAAAPTPASSPPSDMAPATPALPFDQPQAAEWTNDANIFTVVLGPNGAIRIDGQVVPSEEEVRALAKRAHEQVPDVRAVIQADELTLWRSVLQVLIKLDQPVRRDERAHVSGR
- a CDS encoding helix-turn-helix domain-containing protein — translated: MTEHDHDQEPPSIPAILSAEQAARVRKALTAYATGKTRREVAKAIGFARMYICAFLRGEVPCSDVLASRIARAVGVDLVALVRGGST
- a CDS encoding vitamin K epoxide reductase/DsbA family protein, which produces MSGAPRRWPSALALVASLIGLVFGGLSTLDYSKHLDRQVHDIHCSFIPGLASGGAGESACRAAMYSPYSALFRDRYWGGIPISLFAVGAFAFFAAYALYLLLAGPRAPRRAAQFFGAVSLTPLLVSALMFAISALKLGQYCKTCVGIYISSVLLAVSGIFILLDARSKGAPAPAADKPEGAAEGASAGRPVGSLWLVPGWLVALGIFTITPTLIYLSALPSYASYITGCGKLAKPTEPNNALLRHTPAGAKQPATLFVDPLCPTCKAFHKRLEADGIFERLDTTLVLFPLDNECNWMLDRPLHPGACLVSKAVLCGENRAVDVLEWAYDNQERLLEGAKSPAGLATVRSAIREKWSNLDACIDSKDTKLRLDRMLRHIVNNQLQVSTPQLFLGDTRLCDEDSDIGLAYSIRKLAPDLRLP
- a CDS encoding serine/threonine protein kinase; its protein translation is MNTLSRAELPEGSIFHGHYQIVRSVNAGAMGAVYEVVDLKTRRRRALKVMLPSIIQNAEMRERFKLEATITADIVSEHLVETFDAGVDPETGAPFLTMELLQGDDLATLLQARGRFAPAEIVALLFQVARALDKTHAAGIVHRDLKPENLFVTHRDDGSPRVKVLDFGIAKIVAQSEAADRQTRNLGTPPYMSPEQITGDGTIGPRSDLYALGHIAYALLVGLPYWAEESKTCETVYSFLMTMMQGAKEPPSRRAKRYGVTLPEAFDAWFARATDIVPSVRYESASEQIAALAASLGVALPAPAPSEVLRSPALAAAPGIPPGPASDKPKSKAPWTAIVVAFVALLLGASIVVLVARRPAQEAPQTTNAAPAASTNVAPPERPPSPQAPQTTPEGVAAAVTATASALPTPPAASAPASPRGKAPSHSAPSKPASKPSLYDQLKTL